In one window of Gossypium hirsutum isolate 1008001.06 chromosome A01, Gossypium_hirsutum_v2.1, whole genome shotgun sequence DNA:
- the LOC107932665 gene encoding uncharacterized protein encodes MEGMLRDAFNMHNHGQQSFPSDFIASDDCNIGGNIFDETGTTAPYEEPNEEAAKFYNLLNEMNEKLYEGSKYLKLSFCIRLFHLKCLGGRTENSFTMLLEFLREMFPFAKIPQSCQDMKRLIKDLGLEYDKIHSCPNDCMLYWGDQKNQQCCNVCSKSRWMNGNTEDVNADEGGAQLRKKPVKVLRYFPLIPRLQRFFMSSKTAESMRWHNDQQTDDGLLRHPVDYLAWKSFDMKFSSFASDPRNVRLGLAADGFNPFKIMSTSYSTWPVVLVPYNLPPWICMKQSLFILSMIIPGEKGPGNDIDIYLQPLIEELKQLWSGVETYDVLRKENFYYVQLYCGQLMISRLMLIYRVGVLKDVMLVLVVLRKLVRSGCTMERSSLT; translated from the coding sequence atggaaggtatgttgcgggatgcatttaatatgcacaatcatggtcaGCAATCGTTTCCATctgactttattgcatccgatgattgtaatattggtggaaatattTTTGACGAAACGGGAACAACTGCACCttatgaggagccaaatgaagaagcggcaaagttctacaatttacttaatgaaatgaacgaaaaactttacgagggatcaaaatatttgaaattgtccttctgcattcgtttatttcacttaaaatgtttgggagggagGACTGAAAATTCTTTTACAATGCTTCtagagtttctgagagagatgtttccttttgcaaaaatcccccaatcttgtcaagatatgaagagactaataaaagatttgggccttgagtacgataaaattcatagttgcccaaatgactgcatgttgtactggggtgatcagaaGAACCAACAGTGTTGTAATGTTTGCAGcaagtctcgttggatgaatgggaatacagaagatgtgaatgcagatgaaggtggggcacagttaagaaagaagccagttaAAGTTTTGCGATActttcccctaataccaagacttcaaaggtttttcatgtcgtcaaagacggCTGAATCgatgaggtggcataatgatcaacagaccgatgatggattattaagacatcctGTGGAttatttagcttggaaatcatttgacatgaaattttcaagctttgcaagtgatcctcgaaatgtgaggcttgggttagcagctgacggctttaatccatttaaaatcatgagtacttcgtacagtacttggcctgtggtgcttgttccttacaatttgcctccatggatttgtaTGAAGcaatctttgtttattttatcaatgattattcctggagagaaaggtcccggaaatgatattgacatctatttgcagccacttattgaagagttaaaacaactatggtcgggtgttgagacatatgatgtattaagaaaagagaacttttattacgtgcagctttattgtggacaattaatgatttcccggcttatgctaatttatagggttggagtactaaaggacgttatgcttgtccttgttgtgctgcgcaaacttgttcgaagtggttgtacaatggaaagaagttctcttacatag